From Aedes albopictus strain Foshan chromosome 1, AalbF5, whole genome shotgun sequence, one genomic window encodes:
- the LOC109428432 gene encoding histone deacetylase 6 isoform X2, with product MSSTVVTRRGAQKAKVSTRAQQAAEEAEATERRNKFYGRRQNPISLAEAKKRGKLKMSSQMGPEGTALGSDQTGAQLKDIYSNAMSSMELVRGETGLVYDEKFAEHRCLWDTGYPECPERFTRVLERCRQLGLVDRCRTVEPRMATEEEILTKHTPEQVEILRRTKGSEDLERLEELSSRYDAIYVHPSSYDCSLLACGSTIELVNAVVTGRVQNGMAIIRPPGHHAMKAEYNGYCFFNNVAIAAQHALDRLGLKKILVVDWDIHHGQGTQRMFYDDPRVLYFSIHRYECGKFWPNLRESDFDYVGDGAGLGYNFNVPLNRTGMTNGDYLAIWQQILMPVAMEFNPELVIVSAGYDSALGDDKGQMEITPAFYPHLLAPLMSLAQGRVAVILEGGYCLSSLAEGGALTLRTLLGDPCPLLVEKLHPPCESMQQTILNCIHTHRPYWKNLQLNDTYGLEELNNVNPQPNFHQVVQYYVQPEPQPEPIRYETRNCYPLQSADEKARIEERLSMLQIATRLTFPSNRVCFVYDDLLLEHRNVHEAHPEQPERIAKIYTRHEEYKLLSRMKRLKPRHATTTELCMVHSRQHVNVIRRTVEREEMKQVADQFNSVYFHPKTFECATLAAGSVLQVVDEVLNGQSRSGVCIVRPPGHHAESDMPHGFCIFNNVAIAAQYAIRDHGLKRVLIVDWDVHHGNGTQHIFESDPRVLYVSVHRYDNGTFFPKSTDANYDVVGSGSGEGFNVNIPWNKKGMGDQEYAAAFQQVILPIAYEFDPELVLVSAGFDAAIGDPLGGCKVTPEAYGFFTHWLSSLANGRVVVCLEGGYNVNSISHAMALCTKSLLGDPLPMLHLSSRYNGPNAACAETLRNVLSVQEKFWKSLRFNKKLPDFSNSSGVEPDLNGAFDRLNLSSTGTESSSSGSPSSTGSSPVKNKDADGAPCDGDDKPGSSRKRKTEDQLEAGPSAGRVSSGEKHETLRDFLAANLEALQNEEMFAVVPLRDCPHLKELNPENIPEAISTKSPCTGCDSTAENWVCLHCFRVHCGRYINEHAMLHSLESEHALALSFSDLSVWCYKCESYIDNPLLYAYKNLVHQDKFDGEELVWSYGSDLFLDVTKPTTAKTGKTKE from the exons AGTTCCACCGTCGTAACGCGGAGAGGCGCCCAGAAGGCCAAAGTCAGCACCAGAGCCCAGCAAGCGGCGGAAGAAGCCGAGGCCACCGAACGACGGAATAAATTCTACGGACGCAGACAGAATCCCATTAGTTTGGCGGAGGCTAAAAAGCGAGGCAAGCTGAAAATGAGTTCCCAAATGGGACCGGAAGGTACGGCACTGGGGTCGGATCAGACCGGAGCACAGCTGAAGGACATCTACAGCAATGCGATGTCGTCGATGGAGCTGGTTCGTGGCGAGACGGGATTGGTGTATGACGAGAAGTTCGCCGAGCATCGATGCCTCTGGGATACGGGTTATCCGGAATGTCCGGAGAGGTTTACCCGGGTGCTGGAACGATGCCGACAGTTGGGACTTGTGGATAGGTGTAGGACAGTGGAACCGAGGATGGCCACCGAGGAGGAAATCCTGACCAAGCATACGCCGGAGCAGGTGGAGATTTTGAGGCGTACCAAAGGAAGCGAAGATTTGGAACGGCTGGAGGAACTGAGTTCGCGGTACGATGCGATTTACGTGCACCCG TCTTCATATGATTGTTCGCTGTTGGCTTGTGGGAGTACGATCGAGCTGGTGAATGCTGTCGTGACAGGGCGGGTGCAAAATGGTATGGCCATAATCCGTCCGCCGGGACATCACGCCATGAAGGCGGAATACAATGGGTATTGCTTCTTCAACAATGTGGCCATTGCCGCCCAGCATGCACTGGACCGGTTGGGGCTGAAGAAGATTCTGGTGGTGGACTGGGACATTCACCATGGCCAGGGCACCCAGCGGATGTTCTACGATGATCCGAG ggtgttgtaCTTTTCGATTCATCGATACGAGTGCGGCAAGTTTTGGCCGAATCTGCGAGAGTCGGACTTTGACTACGTCGGAGACGGTGCAGGTTTGGGTTACAACTTTAATGTGCCACTCAACCGGACTGGGATGACGAACGGGGACTACCTGGCCATTTGGCAGCAGATCCTGATGCCCGTAGCGATGGAG TTCAACCCAGAGTTGGTTATCGTTTCGGCCGGTTATGATTCTGCCCTCGGGGATGACAAG GGCCAAATGGAGATCACACCGGCGTTCTACCCGCATCTGCTAGCTCCTCTGATGTCTCTTGCTCAAGGTCGTGTCGCTGTCATCCTGGAAGGTGGTTACTGTCTGTCATCGCTGGCCGAGGGCGGTGCTCTCACTCTGCGGACACTCCTTGGTGATCCTTGTCCGTTACTGGTGGAGAAGCTGCACCCTCCGTGCGAAAGCATGCAACAAACAATCCTAAATTGTATTCACACACACCGACcctactggaagaatctccaactgAACGATACCTATGGTCTCGAGGAGTTGAACAACGTCAACCCACAACCGAATTTCCATCAAGTAGTCCAATACTACGTCCAACCGGAACCCCAACCCGAACCCATCCGGTACGAAACTCGAAACTGTTACCCACTTCAAAGCGCGGATGAGAAAGCCCGCATCGAAGAACGTCTGTCCATGCTTCAGATTGCCACCCGTCTTACATTCCCTTCGAATCGCGTATGCTTCGTTTACGACGACCTTCTCCTAGAGCACCGGAATGTGCATGAAGCCCATCCGGAACAACCGGAGCGGATAGCTAAAATCTACACCCGCCACGAAGAGTACAAACTGCTGTCCCGGATGAAGCGCCTCAAGCCGCGGCATGCGACCACTACTGAACTGTGCATGGTTCATTCCCGACAGCACGTCAACGTGATACGGCGGACAGTCGAACGGGAAGAGATGAAACAGGTGGCGGACCAATTCAACTCGGTCTACTTCCATCCGAAGACGTTCGAATGTGCCACCTTGGCGGCCGGATCCGTCCTGCAGGTCGTGGACGAAGTGCTGAATGGTCAATCGAGGAGTGGAGTCTGCATCGTACGACCTCCGGGCCATCATGCCGAATCCGACATGCCCCATGGGTTCTGCATCTTTAACAACGTGGCAATCGCGGCTCAGTACGCCATCCGGGATCACGGATTGAAGCGGGTGTTGATCGTAGACTGGGACGTCCATCACGGTAACGGCACGCAACATATCTTCGAAAGTGATCCCCGAGTGTTGTACGTATCGGTTCATCGGTACGACAACGGGACGTTCTTCCCGAAGAGCACCGATGCGAACTATGACGTGGTAGGATCCGGTTCCGGCGAGGGCTTTAATGTGAACATTCCTTGGAACAAGAAAGGCATGGGAGATCAAGAGTACGCGGCAGCCTTCCAGCAGGTTATCCTTCCCATAGCATACGAATTCGATCCGGAGCTGGTTCTGGTGTCTGCTGGGTTCGATGCAGCCATTGGTGATCCCTTGGGTGGATGCAAGGTTACCCCCGAAGCATACGGATTCTTCACTCATTGGTTATCTTCGTTGGCCAACGGCCGCGTGGTGGTTTGTCTGGAAGGAGGCTACAACGTGAACTCGATATCCCACGCCATGGCATTGTGCACGAAATCCCTACTCGGTGATCCTTTGCCAATGCTTCACCTGAGTTCACGATACAACGGACCAAACGCTGCTTGCGCGGAAACTCTGAGGAACGTTTTGTCGGTGCAGGAAAAGTTCTGGAAGTCGCTGCGGTTCAACAAAAAGCTGCCCGATTTCAGCAACAGCTCCGGTGTCGAGCCGGATCTAAATGGTGCCTTCGATAGGTTGAACCTGTCATCAACGGGGACGGAGTCTTCTAGCAGTGGGTCGCCCTCGTCGACGGGGTCATCACCGGTAAAGAATAAGGACGCAGACGGAGCTCCGTGCGATGGAGATGACAAACCAGGATCGAGTCGAAAACGGAAAACGGAAGACCAGCTGGAGGCTGGACCTAGCGCTGGAAGGGTCAGTAGTGGTGAGAAGCACGAAACGCTCAGGGACTTCTTGGCTGCCAATTTAGAG GCCTTACAGAACGAGGAAATGTTCGCTGTCGTTCCTTTGCGGGACTGCCCGCATCTCAAAGAACTCAATCcggaaaatattcctgaag CCATCAGTACAAAATCTCCCTGCACCGGGTGCGACTCCACAGCGGAGAACTGGGTTTGCCTACACTGTTTCCGGGTGCACTGCGGTCGCTACATCAACGAGCACGCCATGCTGCACAGCCTGGAGTCGGAGCACGCGCTAGCCCTCAGTTTCAGCGACCTTTCGGTGTGGTGCTACAAGTGCGAATCCTACATCGACAACCCGCTGTTGTACGCGTACAAAAATCTGGTCCATCAGGACAAGTTCGACGGCGAAGAGCTGGTGTGGTCCTACGGTAGCGATCTGTTCTTGGACGTGACCAAACCGACGACGGCCAAGACCGGAAAAACCAAGGAATGA
- the LOC109428432 gene encoding histone deacetylase 6 isoform X1, which yields MSSTVVTRRGAQKAKVSTRAQQAAEEAEATERRNKFYGRRQNPISLAEAKKRGKLKMSSQMGPEGTALGSDQTGAQLKDIYSNAMSSMELVRGETGLVYDEKFAEHRCLWDTGYPECPERFTRVLERCRQLGLVDRCRTVEPRMATEEEILTKHTPEQVEILRRTKGSEDLERLEELSSRYDAIYVHPSSYDCSLLACGSTIELVNAVVTGRVQNGMAIIRPPGHHAMKAEYNGYCFFNNVAIAAQHALDRLGLKKILVVDWDIHHGQGTQRMFYDDPRVLYFSIHRYECGKFWPNLRESDFDYVGDGAGLGYNFNVPLNRTGMTNGDYLAIWQQILMPVAMEFQPELVLVSAGYDAAYGCPEGQMEITPAFYPHLLAPLMSLAQGRVAVILEGGYCLSSLAEGGALTLRTLLGDPCPLLVEKLHPPCESMQQTILNCIHTHRPYWKNLQLNDTYGLEELNNVNPQPNFHQVVQYYVQPEPQPEPIRYETRNCYPLQSADEKARIEERLSMLQIATRLTFPSNRVCFVYDDLLLEHRNVHEAHPEQPERIAKIYTRHEEYKLLSRMKRLKPRHATTTELCMVHSRQHVNVIRRTVEREEMKQVADQFNSVYFHPKTFECATLAAGSVLQVVDEVLNGQSRSGVCIVRPPGHHAESDMPHGFCIFNNVAIAAQYAIRDHGLKRVLIVDWDVHHGNGTQHIFESDPRVLYVSVHRYDNGTFFPKSTDANYDVVGSGSGEGFNVNIPWNKKGMGDQEYAAAFQQVILPIAYEFDPELVLVSAGFDAAIGDPLGGCKVTPEAYGFFTHWLSSLANGRVVVCLEGGYNVNSISHAMALCTKSLLGDPLPMLHLSSRYNGPNAACAETLRNVLSVQEKFWKSLRFNKKLPDFSNSSGVEPDLNGAFDRLNLSSTGTESSSSGSPSSTGSSPVKNKDADGAPCDGDDKPGSSRKRKTEDQLEAGPSAGRVSSGEKHETLRDFLAANLEALQNEEMFAVVPLRDCPHLKELNPENIPEAISTKSPCTGCDSTAENWVCLHCFRVHCGRYINEHAMLHSLESEHALALSFSDLSVWCYKCESYIDNPLLYAYKNLVHQDKFDGEELVWSYGSDLFLDVTKPTTAKTGKTKE from the exons AGTTCCACCGTCGTAACGCGGAGAGGCGCCCAGAAGGCCAAAGTCAGCACCAGAGCCCAGCAAGCGGCGGAAGAAGCCGAGGCCACCGAACGACGGAATAAATTCTACGGACGCAGACAGAATCCCATTAGTTTGGCGGAGGCTAAAAAGCGAGGCAAGCTGAAAATGAGTTCCCAAATGGGACCGGAAGGTACGGCACTGGGGTCGGATCAGACCGGAGCACAGCTGAAGGACATCTACAGCAATGCGATGTCGTCGATGGAGCTGGTTCGTGGCGAGACGGGATTGGTGTATGACGAGAAGTTCGCCGAGCATCGATGCCTCTGGGATACGGGTTATCCGGAATGTCCGGAGAGGTTTACCCGGGTGCTGGAACGATGCCGACAGTTGGGACTTGTGGATAGGTGTAGGACAGTGGAACCGAGGATGGCCACCGAGGAGGAAATCCTGACCAAGCATACGCCGGAGCAGGTGGAGATTTTGAGGCGTACCAAAGGAAGCGAAGATTTGGAACGGCTGGAGGAACTGAGTTCGCGGTACGATGCGATTTACGTGCACCCG TCTTCATATGATTGTTCGCTGTTGGCTTGTGGGAGTACGATCGAGCTGGTGAATGCTGTCGTGACAGGGCGGGTGCAAAATGGTATGGCCATAATCCGTCCGCCGGGACATCACGCCATGAAGGCGGAATACAATGGGTATTGCTTCTTCAACAATGTGGCCATTGCCGCCCAGCATGCACTGGACCGGTTGGGGCTGAAGAAGATTCTGGTGGTGGACTGGGACATTCACCATGGCCAGGGCACCCAGCGGATGTTCTACGATGATCCGAG ggtgttgtaCTTTTCGATTCATCGATACGAGTGCGGCAAGTTTTGGCCGAATCTGCGAGAGTCGGACTTTGACTACGTCGGAGACGGTGCAGGTTTGGGTTACAACTTTAATGTGCCACTCAACCGGACTGGGATGACGAACGGGGACTACCTGGCCATTTGGCAGCAGATCCTGATGCCCGTAGCGATGGAG TTTcaaccggaactggttctggtttCAGCTGGTTACGATGCTGCGTACGGCTGCCCCGAG GGCCAAATGGAGATCACACCGGCGTTCTACCCGCATCTGCTAGCTCCTCTGATGTCTCTTGCTCAAGGTCGTGTCGCTGTCATCCTGGAAGGTGGTTACTGTCTGTCATCGCTGGCCGAGGGCGGTGCTCTCACTCTGCGGACACTCCTTGGTGATCCTTGTCCGTTACTGGTGGAGAAGCTGCACCCTCCGTGCGAAAGCATGCAACAAACAATCCTAAATTGTATTCACACACACCGACcctactggaagaatctccaactgAACGATACCTATGGTCTCGAGGAGTTGAACAACGTCAACCCACAACCGAATTTCCATCAAGTAGTCCAATACTACGTCCAACCGGAACCCCAACCCGAACCCATCCGGTACGAAACTCGAAACTGTTACCCACTTCAAAGCGCGGATGAGAAAGCCCGCATCGAAGAACGTCTGTCCATGCTTCAGATTGCCACCCGTCTTACATTCCCTTCGAATCGCGTATGCTTCGTTTACGACGACCTTCTCCTAGAGCACCGGAATGTGCATGAAGCCCATCCGGAACAACCGGAGCGGATAGCTAAAATCTACACCCGCCACGAAGAGTACAAACTGCTGTCCCGGATGAAGCGCCTCAAGCCGCGGCATGCGACCACTACTGAACTGTGCATGGTTCATTCCCGACAGCACGTCAACGTGATACGGCGGACAGTCGAACGGGAAGAGATGAAACAGGTGGCGGACCAATTCAACTCGGTCTACTTCCATCCGAAGACGTTCGAATGTGCCACCTTGGCGGCCGGATCCGTCCTGCAGGTCGTGGACGAAGTGCTGAATGGTCAATCGAGGAGTGGAGTCTGCATCGTACGACCTCCGGGCCATCATGCCGAATCCGACATGCCCCATGGGTTCTGCATCTTTAACAACGTGGCAATCGCGGCTCAGTACGCCATCCGGGATCACGGATTGAAGCGGGTGTTGATCGTAGACTGGGACGTCCATCACGGTAACGGCACGCAACATATCTTCGAAAGTGATCCCCGAGTGTTGTACGTATCGGTTCATCGGTACGACAACGGGACGTTCTTCCCGAAGAGCACCGATGCGAACTATGACGTGGTAGGATCCGGTTCCGGCGAGGGCTTTAATGTGAACATTCCTTGGAACAAGAAAGGCATGGGAGATCAAGAGTACGCGGCAGCCTTCCAGCAGGTTATCCTTCCCATAGCATACGAATTCGATCCGGAGCTGGTTCTGGTGTCTGCTGGGTTCGATGCAGCCATTGGTGATCCCTTGGGTGGATGCAAGGTTACCCCCGAAGCATACGGATTCTTCACTCATTGGTTATCTTCGTTGGCCAACGGCCGCGTGGTGGTTTGTCTGGAAGGAGGCTACAACGTGAACTCGATATCCCACGCCATGGCATTGTGCACGAAATCCCTACTCGGTGATCCTTTGCCAATGCTTCACCTGAGTTCACGATACAACGGACCAAACGCTGCTTGCGCGGAAACTCTGAGGAACGTTTTGTCGGTGCAGGAAAAGTTCTGGAAGTCGCTGCGGTTCAACAAAAAGCTGCCCGATTTCAGCAACAGCTCCGGTGTCGAGCCGGATCTAAATGGTGCCTTCGATAGGTTGAACCTGTCATCAACGGGGACGGAGTCTTCTAGCAGTGGGTCGCCCTCGTCGACGGGGTCATCACCGGTAAAGAATAAGGACGCAGACGGAGCTCCGTGCGATGGAGATGACAAACCAGGATCGAGTCGAAAACGGAAAACGGAAGACCAGCTGGAGGCTGGACCTAGCGCTGGAAGGGTCAGTAGTGGTGAGAAGCACGAAACGCTCAGGGACTTCTTGGCTGCCAATTTAGAG GCCTTACAGAACGAGGAAATGTTCGCTGTCGTTCCTTTGCGGGACTGCCCGCATCTCAAAGAACTCAATCcggaaaatattcctgaag CCATCAGTACAAAATCTCCCTGCACCGGGTGCGACTCCACAGCGGAGAACTGGGTTTGCCTACACTGTTTCCGGGTGCACTGCGGTCGCTACATCAACGAGCACGCCATGCTGCACAGCCTGGAGTCGGAGCACGCGCTAGCCCTCAGTTTCAGCGACCTTTCGGTGTGGTGCTACAAGTGCGAATCCTACATCGACAACCCGCTGTTGTACGCGTACAAAAATCTGGTCCATCAGGACAAGTTCGACGGCGAAGAGCTGGTGTGGTCCTACGGTAGCGATCTGTTCTTGGACGTGACCAAACCGACGACGGCCAAGACCGGAAAAACCAAGGAATGA